From the genome of Malus sylvestris chromosome 6, drMalSylv7.2, whole genome shotgun sequence, one region includes:
- the LOC126625322 gene encoding transcription factor MYB4-like, giving the protein MAPKNDASTKKLMSKGPWTGEEDRKLAEYIEIHGAKRWKTVASIAGLNRCGKSCRLRWLNYLRPNIKRGNISDDEEDLILRLHKLLGNRWSLIAGRLPGRTDNEIKNYWNSHLSKKINQKEKTSLASTAQETMTTITAIAPSQKASDNSADTTTTPSQKASDDSADTNFDVNEFFDFSAEGSYGLEWVNKFLELDEDTMASQEKVIV; this is encoded by the exons ATGGCTCCAAAGAACGACGCGTCAACAAAAAAGCTTATGAGCAAAGGACCATGGACAGGAGAGGAAGATAGAAAACTTGCAGAATATATTGAAATTCATGGTGCAAAGAGGTGGAAGACAGTTGCTTCGATAGCAg GTTTGAATCGTTGCGGGAAGAGttgcaggttgagatggttgAACTATTTGAGACCCAATATTAAGAGAGGCAACATTTCTGATGATGAAGAGGACTTGATACTTAGGCTTCATAAACTACTAGGAAACAG GTGGTCATTGATTGCCGGGAGACTTCCAGGCCGAACAgacaatgaaataaaaaattactgGAATTCTCATTTGAGCAAGAAAATAAATCAGAAGGAAAAGACATCGCTCGCTTCAACAGCCCAAGAGACAATGACGACTATTACTGCAATTGCACCTTCCCAGAAAGCATCAGACAATAGCGCCGATACTACAACTACACCTTCCCAGAAAGCATCAGACGATAGCGCTGATACGAACTTTGATGTGAATGAGTTCTTTGACTTCTCTGCTGAAGGTTCTTATGGGTTGGAGTGGGTGAACAAGTTTCTCGAGCTTGATGAAGACACCATGGCTTCGCAAGAAAAGGTCATTGTGTAA